The following coding sequences lie in one Polynucleobacter necessarius genomic window:
- the fnr gene encoding fumarate/nitrate reduction transcriptional regulator Fnr, translated as MNYKPTDTPTSKCSVCVLGQFCLPVGLNSSEVSKIDSLVKERVHLQKGENLYRHGDPLSSVYSVRFGTLKTEFCLQDGRQQVIGFHLPGEILGLDGIGDGHYHSDAIALEESEVCIIRYEAFEDLARQIPVLQNQFYKIMSRELTQDQRHLLSLGTMRAEEKLAAFLLSLSQRLAARGYLNNEFDLRMSRNDIGSYLGIQIETVSRMLSRFAESGLIQIKQRHIKLIDMNGLYELAGIPNPDRLMGLR; from the coding sequence ATGAATTACAAGCCCACCGATACCCCCACCAGTAAATGCTCAGTATGCGTTCTGGGTCAGTTTTGTCTACCAGTGGGGCTCAACAGTAGCGAAGTTTCCAAAATTGACTCTCTAGTCAAAGAACGCGTTCATCTCCAAAAAGGAGAAAACCTCTACCGCCATGGCGATCCGCTAAGTTCGGTCTATAGCGTTCGCTTCGGCACCCTTAAAACAGAATTCTGCCTTCAAGATGGAAGGCAGCAGGTAATTGGCTTTCATCTACCAGGAGAAATCTTAGGGCTCGATGGAATTGGTGATGGTCACTACCACTCGGATGCGATCGCGCTTGAAGAAAGTGAAGTCTGCATTATTCGTTATGAAGCATTTGAAGATTTAGCCCGTCAAATACCGGTCCTTCAAAACCAGTTTTACAAAATTATGAGTCGCGAACTGACTCAGGATCAACGCCATTTGCTTTCACTTGGTACGATGCGCGCAGAAGAAAAATTGGCAGCTTTTTTATTAAGCCTTTCGCAGCGCCTAGCAGCCCGTGGCTACCTCAACAATGAATTTGACTTACGTATGAGTCGCAATGACATTGGTAGCTATCTAGGCATCCAAATTGAAACTGTGAGTCGCATGCTTTCACGCTTCGCAGAATCAGGTCTGATTCAAATTAAGCAGCGTCATATCAAGCTAATCGATATGAATGGTCTTTATGAACTAGCGGGCATCCCAAACCCAGATCGTCTCATGGGTTTGCGCTAG
- the ccoP gene encoding cytochrome-c oxidase, cbb3-type subunit III — protein sequence MSDFLGAGWSAYIALATLVGIFWCIWLLFSQRKTKVTLKPDGQVDDTGHVWDGDLRELNNPLPRWWMWMFLLSCIFALVYLVLYPGLGAYPGVLGYSTDGALMKSMTTANDELKPVYAKYVQMDVQQIAADPKAREMGQRLFLNSCAQCHGLDAGGAKGFPNLTDGDWLYGGSPENIKASIVNGRAGVMPPFPQLDSRQIVDVANYVRSLSGLPVDDSKAALGAEVFKANCVACHGPEGKGNIALGAPNLTDKILLYGSSEATIVETITKGRMAQMPAQDKVLSPEKIQLLTAYVWGLSNNKQPTEAK from the coding sequence ATGAGTGACTTTCTTGGTGCCGGTTGGAGTGCCTATATCGCCTTAGCAACATTGGTCGGTATTTTTTGGTGCATCTGGTTATTATTTTCACAACGCAAGACTAAGGTCACGCTCAAGCCGGATGGTCAGGTAGACGATACTGGTCACGTGTGGGATGGTGATTTGCGTGAGTTAAATAACCCACTGCCACGTTGGTGGATGTGGATGTTCTTGCTTTCATGCATCTTTGCTTTGGTTTATTTGGTCCTATACCCTGGACTAGGTGCTTATCCTGGCGTTTTGGGTTACAGCACTGACGGTGCTCTCATGAAGTCCATGACAACTGCTAATGATGAGTTGAAGCCTGTATACGCAAAATACGTTCAAATGGATGTCCAACAAATTGCTGCAGATCCAAAAGCACGTGAAATGGGTCAGCGTCTTTTCTTGAATTCTTGTGCACAGTGCCACGGTTTAGATGCTGGTGGTGCAAAAGGTTTCCCGAATTTAACTGATGGTGATTGGCTTTATGGTGGCTCACCTGAAAATATCAAAGCGTCTATTGTTAATGGCCGCGCTGGTGTAATGCCTCCATTCCCGCAATTAGATAGTAGGCAAATTGTGGATGTAGCTAACTATGTACGCAGCCTCTCTGGCTTACCGGTAGATGACTCCAAAGCAGCTCTAGGTGCCGAAGTATTTAAAGCTAATTGCGTCGCATGTCATGGTCCTGAAGGCAAAGGTAATATTGCTTTAGGCGCGCCGAATTTGACTGATAAGATTTTGTTGTATGGCTCTTCTGAAGCAACTATTGTTGAAACGATCACCAAAGGTCGTATGGCTCAGATGCCTGCTCAAGACAAAGTGCTCAGTCCTGAAAAGATTCAGTTGTTAACCGCATATGTTTGGGGCTTATCGAATAATAAGCAACCAACTGAAGCTAAGTAA
- the ccoO gene encoding cytochrome-c oxidase, cbb3-type subunit II codes for MSEQRRFFSHETLERNVGWLIIAIIAAISIAGLVQIVPLFFQHSTTEPSPGVEPYSVLRLAGRDIYQREGCLGCHSQQIRTLRSEVERYGPYSLAGESVFDHPFLWGSKRTGPDLARVGGRYSDDWHRIHLRNPRDVVPESNMPAYPYLQKPVADTIASHMVAMRRLGVPYTDEQIANAPKELEGKTEEDALIAYLQGLGVNRRYIIIDEVVAK; via the coding sequence ATGTCAGAACAACGTCGATTTTTCTCCCACGAAACGCTTGAGCGTAATGTTGGTTGGTTGATCATCGCTATCATTGCGGCAATTTCGATTGCCGGCTTGGTGCAGATCGTTCCTTTGTTTTTCCAACACTCCACAACCGAACCAAGTCCTGGTGTTGAGCCTTATTCCGTTTTGCGTTTAGCGGGCCGCGATATCTATCAACGTGAAGGTTGCTTAGGTTGCCATTCGCAGCAGATTCGTACACTACGCTCAGAGGTTGAGCGTTACGGTCCTTACTCATTAGCTGGCGAGTCTGTATTTGATCACCCATTCCTATGGGGTAGTAAGCGTACAGGTCCAGATTTAGCTCGTGTAGGCGGACGCTATTCAGATGACTGGCATCGGATTCACTTGCGTAATCCGCGTGATGTGGTGCCTGAGTCCAATATGCCAGCGTATCCGTATTTGCAAAAGCCTGTGGCTGATACCATTGCTTCTCATATGGTCGCCATGCGTCGCTTAGGTGTGCCATACACTGACGAACAAATTGCGAACGCGCCTAAAGAGTTGGAAGGTAAGACTGAAGAAGATGCTTTGATTGCTTATCTTCAGGGCTTGGGCGTAAATCGTAGATACATCATTATTGATGAGGTAGTTGCCAAGTAA
- a CDS encoding FixH family protein, translating into MTEQQMNKPWFKQLWPWLLISGPAVTMTGCIITIYLAINLHADKLLRDGVMKQGLKVEQLKDAQAPK; encoded by the coding sequence ATGACAGAACAACAGATGAATAAACCTTGGTTCAAACAGCTTTGGCCTTGGTTGTTAATAAGCGGTCCTGCTGTTACGATGACTGGTTGCATCATTACTATTTATTTGGCGATCAACTTGCATGCTGATAAACTATTACGTGATGGTGTGATGAAGCAAGGTTTAAAAGTTGAACAACTAAAAGATGCGCAGGCTCCAAAATGA
- the ccoN gene encoding cytochrome-c oxidase, cbb3-type subunit I — translation MGLTVGSNQDTFNYKVISQFAIVTVLWGIVGMLVGVILAAQLIWPEITFNIPWLSYGRLRPLHTNAVIFAFGGSALFATSYYIVQRTCQVRLFCDKLAAFTFWGWQAIIVSAAITLPLGITTSKEYAELEWPIDLLITVVWVAYAIVFFGTVIKRKIKHIYVSNWFFGAYILTIAVLHIVNNIEMPASLFKSYSAYAGAQDAMIQWWYGHNAVGFFLTTSFLGMMYYFIPKQAERPIYSYRLSIVHFWALNFTYMWAGPHHLQHTSLPDWTQSLGMVFSLILLAPSWGGMINGIMTLSGAWYKLRRDPLLKFLVVALSFYGMSTFEGSMMSIKTVNSLSHYTDWTIGHVHSGALGWVAMITIGSLYYLIPRLVGQKDMYSTKLIELHFWIATIGVVIYIAAMWIAGVMQGLMWRAFEPDGTLTYSFVESVKATYPFYVIRLLGGLCYLSGMFVMAYNVYKTVIGKKFIDAAIPQASVAAH, via the coding sequence ATGGGACTTACCGTGGGGAGTAATCAAGATACCTTCAATTACAAGGTTATCAGCCAATTTGCCATTGTTACTGTGCTCTGGGGAATTGTTGGCATGCTCGTGGGGGTCATCCTCGCAGCCCAGCTCATCTGGCCTGAAATCACTTTTAACATTCCTTGGTTGAGCTATGGGCGTCTGCGTCCTTTGCACACCAATGCAGTGATTTTTGCTTTTGGTGGATCTGCCTTATTCGCAACGTCCTATTACATTGTGCAGCGCACGTGTCAGGTGCGTCTCTTCTGTGACAAGTTGGCGGCATTTACCTTCTGGGGTTGGCAAGCGATCATTGTTTCTGCAGCCATTACCCTTCCTTTGGGCATTACAACCTCAAAAGAGTATGCCGAACTTGAGTGGCCAATTGACTTATTGATCACTGTTGTTTGGGTTGCTTACGCAATTGTCTTCTTCGGTACTGTAATTAAACGTAAGATAAAGCATATTTATGTTTCCAATTGGTTCTTCGGCGCTTACATTTTGACGATTGCGGTATTGCACATCGTCAATAACATCGAGATGCCAGCAAGTCTCTTCAAGTCTTACTCGGCATATGCTGGTGCGCAAGATGCGATGATTCAGTGGTGGTATGGCCATAACGCAGTAGGCTTCTTCTTGACCACGAGCTTCTTGGGCATGATGTACTACTTCATTCCAAAACAGGCTGAACGTCCAATTTACTCTTATCGTTTGTCCATTGTTCACTTCTGGGCTTTGAACTTTACGTATATGTGGGCGGGTCCTCATCACTTACAACACACCTCTTTACCTGATTGGACTCAGTCCTTGGGTATGGTGTTCTCCTTGATCTTGTTGGCGCCGTCATGGGGCGGCATGATCAACGGCATCATGACTTTATCTGGCGCATGGTACAAGTTACGTCGTGACCCGCTCTTGAAATTCTTGGTAGTGGCTTTGTCCTTCTACGGTATGTCTACATTCGAAGGTTCCATGATGTCTATCAAGACCGTAAATAGCTTGTCCCACTACACGGATTGGACTATTGGTCACGTTCACTCGGGCGCGTTAGGTTGGGTTGCGATGATTACGATCGGCTCCTTGTACTACCTGATTCCGCGTTTAGTGGGTCAAAAGGATATGTACAGCACCAAGTTAATCGAATTGCATTTCTGGATCGCTACGATCGGTGTGGTGATTTACATCGCTGCAATGTGGATTGCAGGGGTAATGCAAGGTTTAATGTGGAGAGCATTCGAGCCAGACGGAACTTTGACTTACAGCTTCGTAGAGTCTGTTAAAGCAACTTATCCCTTCTATGTCATTCGTTTGTTAGGCGGCCTGTGTTACTTAAGCGGCATGTTTGTGATGGCTTATAACGTCTACAAAACTGTGATTGGTAAAAAATTCATTGACGCTGCAATTCCACAAGCGTCTGTAGCAGCTCATTAA
- the ccoS gene encoding cbb3-type cytochrome oxidase assembly protein CcoS: MESLFLLIPLSLVLVGLLVWVLRWSIKSGQFNDLDGPGHAILMDDDAPKPSKS; the protein is encoded by the coding sequence ATGGAAAGCCTTTTTCTCCTCATCCCTTTGTCCTTGGTTCTAGTTGGACTATTGGTTTGGGTTTTACGGTGGTCTATCAAGAGTGGTCAATTTAACGATTTAGATGGCCCTGGTCACGCAATATTGATGGATGATGATGCTCCTAAACCCTCAAAAAGTTAG
- a CDS encoding CcoQ/FixQ family Cbb3-type cytochrome c oxidase assembly chaperone, with protein MQNIAPYLSAISTVLGLVFFIGIVWWAWSLKRQSANQESAELPFDLPDEFSKDKS; from the coding sequence ATGCAAAATATCGCGCCCTACCTCTCAGCAATTTCTACCGTGCTTGGCTTGGTATTTTTTATTGGAATCGTTTGGTGGGCTTGGTCTTTAAAAAGACAATCTGCCAATCAAGAATCCGCCGAACTTCCGTTCGATCTTCCCGATGAATTCAGTAAGGATAAATCATGA
- the ccoG gene encoding cytochrome c oxidase accessory protein CcoG, with translation MSDILPGGKPVLIEVIEESLYEVRRKIYPRSVSGLFARWRFILVFATQLLFYGLPWLSWNDRQAVLFDLIQRKFYIFGLVLWPQDVIYLTLLLILSALALFLFTAVAGRLFCGYACPQTVYTEIFMWIERKIEGDRFARIRLDGEEWPWGFRKWRLKITKHFLWLLIAFWTGFTFIGYFTPIETLGESLLHLSLGPWQTFWLCFYSFATWGNAGFMREQVCKYMCPYARFQSVMVDKDTFLVTYDKVRGEPRGSRSKSADPAALGLGDCVDCSICVQVCPTGIDIRDGLQYMCIGCGACIDACNQVMEKVNYPKGLIRYTTERAIEDKESNQSAIRHILRPRVLIYTAFITVLTCAFLVSLATRNPLRVDVMRDRGALAREVDGVRIENIYRIQIMNASENPMKVRVIATGLDDLRILNSQGKEIYEINVAPASNQLLPVKVSTNIGQNASGNYPIYFDVSAQEGVGDKEVIRTRNEKSTFIIPR, from the coding sequence GTGTCAGATATTTTGCCGGGTGGGAAACCTGTTCTGATAGAGGTTATTGAGGAATCTCTTTACGAGGTCCGGCGAAAAATTTACCCACGCTCAGTATCGGGGCTCTTTGCCCGTTGGCGTTTTATTCTTGTTTTTGCAACTCAATTACTGTTTTATGGATTACCTTGGCTGAGTTGGAATGATCGTCAAGCAGTCCTCTTTGATTTAATTCAGCGTAAGTTTTATATCTTTGGTTTAGTGCTGTGGCCACAAGACGTGATCTATCTAACGCTTTTATTAATTCTCTCCGCATTAGCACTATTTCTCTTTACGGCAGTAGCTGGACGTTTGTTTTGTGGCTACGCTTGCCCACAGACGGTGTATACAGAAATATTCATGTGGATCGAGCGTAAGATTGAGGGCGACCGTTTTGCACGTATTCGCCTCGACGGAGAGGAGTGGCCTTGGGGTTTTCGTAAATGGCGCCTCAAGATCACCAAGCATTTTCTGTGGCTTTTAATTGCTTTTTGGACAGGTTTTACGTTCATTGGCTATTTCACGCCAATTGAAACCCTAGGCGAATCTTTATTACATCTTTCTCTTGGGCCATGGCAAACCTTCTGGCTTTGCTTTTATAGCTTTGCCACTTGGGGTAACGCTGGATTTATGCGTGAGCAAGTTTGCAAATACATGTGTCCATATGCGCGCTTTCAAAGCGTGATGGTAGATAAAGATACTTTCCTGGTGACTTATGACAAGGTGCGCGGAGAACCTAGGGGAAGTCGTAGTAAATCCGCTGATCCTGCGGCGCTAGGTCTAGGGGATTGCGTAGATTGCAGCATCTGTGTTCAAGTTTGTCCTACAGGAATAGATATTCGAGATGGATTGCAATACATGTGCATCGGCTGTGGCGCTTGTATTGATGCTTGTAACCAGGTGATGGAAAAGGTGAATTACCCCAAGGGCTTGATTCGTTATACGACAGAGCGCGCCATTGAGGATAAGGAATCCAATCAGAGTGCGATCCGCCATATTTTGCGCCCCCGTGTGTTGATTTACACGGCCTTTATTACCGTACTTACCTGTGCTTTCTTGGTCTCCCTTGCTACTCGAAATCCCCTCAGGGTCGATGTTATGCGCGATCGTGGCGCATTAGCTCGCGAAGTAGATGGAGTACGGATTGAAAATATTTACCGCATTCAAATTATGAATGCTTCTGAGAACCCAATGAAAGTCCGAGTAATAGCTACCGGCCTTGATGATTTGAGGATCTTAAATTCACAAGGTAAAGAGATCTACGAAATTAATGTTGCACCAGCTAGCAATCAATTGCTGCCAGTTAAAGTGAGCACTAATATTGGTCAAAATGCATCTGGGAATTACCCAATTTATTTTGATGTGAGTGCGCAAGAGGGCGTGGGAGATAAGGAAGTAATTAGAACCCGCAATGAGAAATCCACTTTTATTATTCCCCGTTAA